DNA from Elusimicrobiota bacterium:
CCCAGGTATTCGCCGGGGGCATCCGGGAAGTCGTCGCGGCGGAAGGCGGCCCGGACGGATTCGGGGAGGCTGCGCCAGGAGCCGCCGCGATCCACCCGGCTGGAACCCGCGGGGCTTTCCCATGCGCTCCCATCCGCCGGCGCGCCAGCGTAGGAGTCATGGAACCAATCCTGCGTCCACTCGCAGACATTGCCCGCCATGTCGCACAAGCCCTGCGAAGTATTCCCTCTCGGCTTGGAACACACGGGCCACGAAGCGTTCCGGCCGCAGCCGTTGCCCCCATCGCCCATGACCGCCCGTTCGCAGGTCGCGGGCTCATCGCCCCACGGATAGTCCCGGTCCCGGCCCCCGCTGCGCGCCGCGTACTCCCACTCAGCCTCGCTGGGCAGCCTCCCTCCCGCCCATTTGGCGTACGCTTGCGCCTGGTCCCAGTCCACGCAGACCACCGGCTGGGCATCACCCTGAAGCGAAGCGGGCAGAGTCCCTTTCCGATACCGCGATCCTGTCCACACGTTGCACGACCCGTCAGACACATGCGCCGGCGAGCACGCTTTGGCTCGCACGCACTTGCCGTACTGCGCGAATGTCACCTCGGTCTTGGCCAGCTGGAAGGTCTTTATCGCCGCTTGGTGCCGAGGCCCCGCACCGCCTTTGTCGGAGCCCATCGCGACCTGCCCGCCGGGTATCATCACCCACTCGATGCCCGCCCGTCCCTCCACCTCCTGCCTGCGCGCCTGCGCCGCATCCCGCAGCGCCTGCTCCTGCTGCGCGATGCTCCGCTCCAGGGTCTCGCCTCGCTCCAACAGACGCCGCAACAACGGGAGGAAATCCGCCGCGAAGGCGCTGCGCCCCGCCAAGTCCGGCCAAACCTCCTCGACGCGGATCGTTTCGCCCTCGCGGCCCTTGCCGGAGACCTGCATCAGCGTCTTCCTGACGAACTCCTCGCGCGGCACCCAGATGTTCGCAAGCTCCGTCGCATCGCCCAGCCGCGTGAAGTCATAGTCTGCGATCGAGGGCAGCCGCTTGAGGCTGGGCAGGTCCATCCCCACCAGCACGACCTTGTTCACCCCTATCCCCTCCAGACGCTTCAAGGCCATGAGCACCGGAGCGGCAGCCGGCCCCTGGGCCACGATGTCGATCTGCGCGCCCGCGTCATGCGCCCGGATGACGGCCTTCTCCACCTCGCGGGACATGGCCTCCTCGCTGACCGTTGAGAATCCCTCATGAGTCCAGCCCACGAGCGCAGTCGAGCCCGCGAATGCCCGCGCGAGCTCGGTGGGCGTGTCAACGGCCGGGTCGCCGCCGATGAGGTTCCGGCTGATCCAGCCGCCCGCTGTATCCACAAGCCCGCTCTTCGGCGCGGGGGCCAGCAACAGCGGGTCGGAGGCGGCTTGAGCGTCGCTCAAGAGGACAGTGACGGCCCGGCGGCCCCGCGGGACCTGCTTCGCCTCCCAATCAGACGCCAGGGAGTCCATCTGGCCGGTCAGGACTGCAAGGTCGCGGCCTGAGAGTCGTTGGGCTCGCCGCACGGCGAACCAGGAAAAACCCGCCAGCATCACGGCCAGGAGGAGGGCGACAGGGTGTCTGATCACGGAGTGCCAATCAGTGCCGGGCTATTTTCCGGCCGGCATGAGAGCTATCGTGACGCCGTCCAGCGACTTGGGCAGGCGCGCGCGCAGGCTCTCCGCGTCCGCGCCCATCGCGTACAGGACGACCACCCCTTGCTCATCGCTGTACGGGCTGGTGAGGACCCTGCCGACGCTGACCTTGGCGACGCCCGGCATGGCCAAGAGCTCGGCCTCATGGGCGCGCAGATACGCGACGGCGGCTTCCTTGTGCGAGTAGGCCGGGATCAGCGCGACCGTGACGCCGTCCAGGGACTTGGGCAGGCTGGCGCGCAGGCTCTCCTTGTCCGTGCCCAGGCCGTAGCGGACCACCACCCCCTGCTCCGCGCTCTCCGGGCTGGTGAGGACGCTGCCGACGCTGACTGTGGTGACGCCCGGCATAGTCCTTATCTTGGCTTCATGGGCGCTCAGATACGCGACAGCGGCCTCCTTGGGCGAGTAGGCCGGGATGAGCGCGACCGTGACGCCGTCCCGCGACTTGGGCAGGCGCGCGCGCAGGCCCTCCACGTCCGTCCCTAGCCCGTACCGGACCACCACCCCTTGCTCCGAGCTGTACGGGCTGGTGAGCACGCTGCCGACGCCGACCGTGGTGACGCCCGGCATGTCCCGGATCTCGGCCTCATGGGCGCGCAGGTACGCGGCGGCGGCCTCCTTGTGCGAGTAGGCCGGGATGACCGCGAACTCCACGCCGTCCTGGGATTTGGGCATGCTGGCGCGCAGGCTCTCCGCGTCCGCGCCCAGGCCGTAGCGGACGATCACCCCTTGCTCCGCGCTCTCCGGGCTGGTGAGGACGCTGCCGATGCTGACCTCGGTGACGCCAGGCATGGTCCGGAGCTCGGCCTCATGGGCGCGCAGATACGCGGCAGCGGCCTCCTTGGGAGAATAAGCCGGCCTGACTGATATCTCGACGCCGTCCAGGGACTTGGGCAGGCTGGCGCGCAGGCTCTTCGCGTCCGTGCCCAGGCCGTACCGGACGATCACCCCTTGTTCCGCGCTCTCCGGGCTGGTGAGGACGCTGCCGATGCTGACCTTGGTGACGCCTGGGATGGCCAGGATGGCGGCCTTGTTCGACGCCAGATAGGACTCGGCGCGCCGCTTCGCGGCAGATGCCGGAAGCAGGCGCGCCAGCCGGCGCGCGAAGCTGTTCTCCTCGACGCCGCCGGTCTGGACCGCGGAAGCCGCAGGCTCGCCGCCTGTCGTCTGCGCGGACTGTCCCAAGGCTTTGGATAAGGCCAGCATCTTGTCCTGGAGCTTTTGCTGGTCCTCCGGCGCCAGGCGGGCTTGCATGAGCTCGGCCGCTTGCGCCAATTGGACGCGGGTCTGCTCCTGGAGGAACGGACCCAGCGCGATGCCGAGGCCGCGCATCTTCTCCACCAGGACTACCCGCTCCGGCTCGCTCTGCGGGTTCGCGAGACGGGCGACGAGCTCGCCGGCGGGGGCCTGCGGCGTGTTCAGGCTCGCAGGCGGCAGGACTGGTTGAGCTTGCACGCCGGCAATGACCGCCTGCCTCAGGCGCACGGCATCATAGTCGGGGGATTTCAGGAAGTTGACGACTTCCAGCCGCAGCTGAGGCGAGACCGTGCTCAGGACGCTATTGATGGCTGCGCCGGCGAAATCTCCTGAAGGCGCGGCCACCTTCGCCGGCTGGCGGCTGAGCTGCCCGATCAAGGGCAGCGGCGCGCTCAAGAGTCCGAGCCCAAGAAGGGCGCCGCAGGTCATCAGGCGGGAGGATACCCTTTTCATGACAGCCTCCAAAAATGAGCTTACTGGAGAAGTATAGTCCGATTACGGCCTTTGTCAAGCTTTCGCGCTAGGCCCGAATCTTCAATATGGTGCCGGTGGTCAACTTTGTCAACTTTTTTAACTTTCCACTCGAAAGTTGAAAAGTTAAGTAAGTTGACCACCGGCACCCAATCGCCTGATTCAGGGCTGGGGCGTGGAGAGCATGTAGACGGCGAAAGTGGCCAGCCAGTGCTCCCCTTCATAGTGACCACTGGCCACGTTGGCCAAAGCGTCCTTGGCGTGGCGCGCCGCGGCCTCGGCCAGGACCTTGCGGGCCGGATCCTTCTTGGGCAAGGCCGCGGCGATGGAGCGCATGGTCCAGGCGCGGCTGAGGTTGAGGCCGTCAAGGTGCACGAGCCTGGGGTCGGAGCGGTCGGTCACGGTCGCCGGGGTCAGGAGGTTGTCGGGGAGCTTGGGCAGGAACTCATGGAACCAGCCCGGGAATTCCTTGGGCTTCAAGGCGCGGCGCATGAGGTCCGCCTCCATCAGGGCCGGCGAGAAGAAATCCTCGCTGCTGGGCTCCCAGGCCGCGGGGTAGTCGCGGTCCTTGAGGAAGTAATCCTGGCTGCGCTGGACCAGGAGCACCGCGAGCTTCACGTCGCCCGCCGCCAAAGCATAGTCCAAAGCAAAGGACAGGCCGAAAGCGGTGTTGGGATGCACGCCCGTGCGGATGGGATAGGTCTGCTTGGGCAGGAAGTCCGCGTAACGGACGGCCAACGCGTCGGCCAGAGGCTTGAGAACGGTGAACCAGCGCACCGCGTCCTGGTCGTCGAAATAGCGCAGTTCGGCCTCCAGCTTGAACAGCCAGGCCCAGCCGTAGGTGCGCTCGAAGCCCTTGCGCTCCGGGCCTTCGAGATAGGCGAGCTCGCCCTTGATGTTCTCCGCGGTGAGGTTCTCGTTCAAAGCGGCGCGGATGTCCTTGGCCTCGGGCAGGTCCGGGTACTCTTTCAAGATGTGCACGAGCAGCCAATGGCCGTGCACGCAGGAGTGCCAGTCGTAGCAGCCGTAGAAGGCGGGGTGCTGTGACTTGGGGCCGCGGACGTCGGCGGCGTCCTTCATGACGTGGTCGGGCTTGTTGGGGAATTCCTTGCCCACGCAGGCCAAAGCCAGCTTGGCGAAGCGCGAGGCGTCGTCGCGGGTGAGCCTGAGTTCAGCGGCTTGGGCCGGGGCTATGATGGCGGCAATGCAGAGGGCGAGATGAATCATGACGTATTCTAGCATGGCGCCAGGCTTCTCCGTAAATGGTGTCAGGATTTCATGAACAGGCGCTGCTCCTCGAAAATCGTGGCTGAACAAACGGAGACTTTGAAACTGATTTATCCTTTAATTATTGACATTTTTAATCATTTACCTCCAGCGCTGGAGGCAGAATGCAAAAAAATGCTTTAAGAACATACACTTTTATTTGTCAAAGTCGCCGTTCTGCCCCAGCGCCAGGAACAAAATGCCCCCCTTCCTCGTATATAGTATGTGCCCCTCTCATACCTGCGCCGGCCCCTGTTCCTGTGCCTGCTCGCATACGTCTGCCTGCTGGCGCTCCTTCATCATCGGGGCTTCTTCAGGATCCCTGCGCCCGACCTGCTGGAGCGCTACCACCGGCTCGAAGAGGCCAAGGTCCTGGGCCGGGTCGTTTCCCCCCTGAAGGAGGACTTCCGCGGACAAAAGGTCTTCATCAGAGCCGATTCCCTGGACAACCGCCCCCTCCCCTGCAAGCTCCTGGCCTACCTGCCGAAGGGCTCGGACTGGAGCCGCCTTCGGCCCGGCATGACGATCGAGCTGACCGGCCGCCTGCGCCTGCCCCGCATGCCCCGAAACCCAGGCGAATTCGATGAAGAAGCATTCCTGGAGGACCGCGGAGCCTCCTGCATCATGAGCGCCGATACCCTGCAAGTCCTTGGCCAGCCCCCTTGGAACTGGCTGCCCAAAGCCTGGGCCGAAGGCGCCCGCCAGTCCTGGGAAGGCTTCTTCAGGAGAACTCTCCCGGAAGACGAAGCCCGCATTTTCTCAGGCCTGACCATGGGCTTCAAAGGTCCCCTGCGGAGGGACTGGAACCGGACCATCCAGGACGCCGGAGCCACGCACCTCATCGTGCCGTCCGGAGCCAAGGTGGCCTTTGTCATGCTCTCTGTGGCCTTTTTGGCCACACTACTCAGACTGCCGCCATGGCCCCGCCTGGCGCTGGCCGTCATCGTCGGAGGATTCTACACCTTGATGGTGGGAGCCGAGGCGCCGTATACCCGGGCTTTTTGGGGAGGAACCGCCATCGGGATATTCCTGATGTCAGGCCGCGACTCTGGGGCCTTCCAGGCCACAGTGTGGGCCGCTCTCCTAACCTTGCTCTGGGAGCCCCGGGAGCTTTTCAATACCGGCTTCCAGATGACCTATGCCGCGGTCCTGGGCCTTATAACCGCCATGCCGGGGCTCCAAAGGGTGGTCAAAAAGCTGCCCCGCTGGCTTGGGCGCCTGGCCTGCGTAGCATGCATCAGCGTCATCGTCCAGATCATGCTCTGGCCCCAATTCGCCAACACCTTCGGCCGGGGCTCGGTCGTGGGGGTCATGGCGAACATGGTCCTGGTCCCGGCCTCCGGCCTGCTCATGGCCGCCGGTTTCAGCGCTTGGATGATCGGCCAATGGGTGGCATCAGGCCCCGTGTTGAGCTTCTTGGCCAGGCTCTTCATGGCGACCTGCCGCGCCTTCGCCTCCTTGCCTTGCGCCGCCGTAGACCTTTCCCCCATGAGCATCCCGGCGGTCCTCATCTATTATCTCTTGGCTGCGGCGCTGCTCCTCGTCCCCCGCTGGAAAGCCTCGGCCGCCGCTGCCGCGGCGGGCCTTCTGATATGGGCCGGGACCGCGGCGGCCGGACGCTTGACCGCTCCGGAGCTGAGCGTGCTGTTCCTGCGCCTGCCGCCTGGCCATCCGGCGCTGGTCAGCTTCGCGGACGGCCGCCGCTGGCTGGTGGACCCCGGGACCAAGACCGCCGCGGTCGCCAAGACCCTGCGCAGCCGCGGCGTGGCCAGACTCGACCGCCTGATCCTGAGCGCGGACTGGCCGCCGCGGGCCCGGCAACGCCTGCGGCGGCGCCTGTCCTGGCGCGAAGCCGTCCGGGTCCCCGCGCCCTGGCGGCTCTGCGAGCAAGAGGTCTGCTTCGAGTTCGGAGGACCGCAGGGGCCCCGCGTCCTGAGGGGCGCGGCTCAATATAGTATAATCCCCGAACGTCTCAAGTCCGGCGCCGTCGAGGTCTCCACCGACGGGCGCCATGCCGAG
Protein-coding regions in this window:
- a CDS encoding ComEC/Rec2 family competence protein is translated as MPLSYLRRPLFLCLLAYVCLLALLHHRGFFRIPAPDLLERYHRLEEAKVLGRVVSPLKEDFRGQKVFIRADSLDNRPLPCKLLAYLPKGSDWSRLRPGMTIELTGRLRLPRMPRNPGEFDEEAFLEDRGASCIMSADTLQVLGQPPWNWLPKAWAEGARQSWEGFFRRTLPEDEARIFSGLTMGFKGPLRRDWNRTIQDAGATHLIVPSGAKVAFVMLSVAFLATLLRLPPWPRLALAVIVGGFYTLMVGAEAPYTRAFWGGTAIGIFLMSGRDSGAFQATVWAALLTLLWEPRELFNTGFQMTYAAVLGLITAMPGLQRVVKKLPRWLGRLACVACISVIVQIMLWPQFANTFGRGSVVGVMANMVLVPASGLLMAAGFSAWMIGQWVASGPVLSFLARLFMATCRAFASLPCAAVDLSPMSIPAVLIYYLLAAALLLVPRWKASAAAAAAGLLIWAGTAAAGRLTAPELSVLFLRLPPGHPALVSFADGRRWLVDPGTKTAAVAKTLRSRGVARLDRLILSADWPPRARQRLRRRLSWREAVRVPAPWRLCEQEVCFEFGGPQGPRVLRGAAQYSIIPERLKSGAVEVSTDGRHAEVLSPCLPERPSSSAPWWSSTTRPSPRPGA
- a CDS encoding SUMF1/EgtB/PvdO family nonheme iron enzyme, with product MIRHPVALLLAVMLAGFSWFAVRRAQRLSGRDLAVLTGQMDSLASDWEAKQVPRGRRAVTVLLSDAQAASDPLLLAPAPKSGLVDTAGGWISRNLIGGDPAVDTPTELARAFAGSTALVGWTHEGFSTVSEEAMSREVEKAVIRAHDAGAQIDIVAQGPAAAPVLMALKRLEGIGVNKVVLVGMDLPSLKRLPSIADYDFTRLGDATELANIWVPREEFVRKTLMQVSGKGREGETIRVEEVWPDLAGRSAFAADFLPLLRRLLERGETLERSIAQQEQALRDAAQARRQEVEGRAGIEWVMIPGGQVAMGSDKGGAGPRHQAAIKTFQLAKTEVTFAQYGKCVRAKACSPAHVSDGSCNVWTGSRYRKGTLPASLQGDAQPVVCVDWDQAQAYAKWAGGRLPSEAEWEYAARSGGRDRDYPWGDEPATCERAVMGDGGNGCGRNASWPVCSKPRGNTSQGLCDMAGNVCEWTQDWFHDSYAGAPADGSAWESPAGSSRVDRGGSWRSLPESVRAAFRRDDFPDAPGEYLGLRPAKSAGR
- a CDS encoding DUF2891 domain-containing protein gives rise to the protein MIHLALCIAAIIAPAQAAELRLTRDDASRFAKLALACVGKEFPNKPDHVMKDAADVRGPKSQHPAFYGCYDWHSCVHGHWLLVHILKEYPDLPEAKDIRAALNENLTAENIKGELAYLEGPERKGFERTYGWAWLFKLEAELRYFDDQDAVRWFTVLKPLADALAVRYADFLPKQTYPIRTGVHPNTAFGLSFALDYALAAGDVKLAVLLVQRSQDYFLKDRDYPAAWEPSSEDFFSPALMEADLMRRALKPKEFPGWFHEFLPKLPDNLLTPATVTDRSDPRLVHLDGLNLSRAWTMRSIAAALPKKDPARKVLAEAAARHAKDALANVASGHYEGEHWLATFAVYMLSTPQP